A single Phragmites australis chromosome 4, lpPhrAust1.1, whole genome shotgun sequence DNA region contains:
- the LOC133916144 gene encoding CBL-interacting protein kinase 10-like, with translation MVEKGNILMEKYEIGKLLGKGSFAKVYHARNVKTTQSVAIKVIDKEKILKCGLMDQISREISVMKLVRHLNIVQLYEVMATKTKIYFVLEYVKGGELFNKVQRGRLKEDVARKYFQQLISAVDFCHSRGVYHRDLKPENLLLDENRNLKISDFGLSALPDCKRQDGLLHTSCGTPAYVAPEVIHRKGYDGAKADIWACGVILYVLLAGYLPFQEKNLMHMYKKICKAELKWPSWFCSDVRKLLRRILHPNPSTRISMAEIMENPWFRTGLDASWFNYTVHPIEDVVPVDMDLAFDSINSSTIEGKQAREKLTNLNAFDIISLSNGFDLSGMFGESPNKEESKFTSTNTASTIITKLEEIAKSLRLRLTKKDGGLLKMEGSKPGRKGVMSINTEIFQITPNFHVVEIKKTSGDTLEYQKVMKQDIRPALKDIVWAWQGEQPQ, from the coding sequence ATGGTAGAGAAAGGGAATATTCTGATGGAGAAATACGAGATAGGGAAGTTACTTGGCAAAGGGAGTTTTGCTAAAGTCTACCATGCTCGTAATGTGAAGACTACACAGAGTGTTGCCATCAAGGTGATTGACAAAGAGAAGATCTTGAAGTGCGGTCTTATGGATCAAATAAGTCGAGAAATTTCTGTGATGAAGTTGGTGAGGCATCTAAACATTGTCCAATTGTATGAGGTGATGGCCACGAAAACTAAGATATATTTTGTGCTAGAGTATGTCAAGGGAGGAGAGTTGTTCAACAAGGTTCAACGTGGACGGCTGAAAGAAGATGTTGCTCGGAAGTACTTCCAACAGCTAATTAGTGCTGTTGACTTTTGTCACAGTAGAGGGGTTTATCACCGTGATTTGAAGCCTGAAAATCTTCTTCTCGATGAAAATCGCAATTTAAAGATATCAGACTTTGGTTTGAGTGCACTTCCAGATTGCAAGCGACAAGATGGGTTACTCCACACGAGTTGTGGTACTCCTGCGTATGTTGCTCCAGAAGTAATTCACAGAAAAGGATATGATGGTGCAAAAGCTGACATCTGGGCTTGTGGAGTGATCCTCTATGTATTGTTGGCAGGTTATCTTCCTTTTCAAGAAAAGAATTTGATGCACATGTATAAGAAAATTTGCAAAGCGGAACTTAAATGGCCAAGCTGGTTTTGTTCAGATGTTCGGAAACTTTTGCGGCGTattcttcatccaaaccctagTACACGGATCTCTATGGCAGAAATAATGGAAAATCCTTGGTTTAGAACTGGTCTTGATGCAAGCTGGTTCAATTATACCGTGCATCCAATAGAGGATGTTGTGCCTGTTGATATGGATTTGGCTTTTGATTCCATAAATAGCAGTACAATTGAGGGCAAGCAAGCAAGAGAAAAACTTACTAATTTGAATGCTTTCGACATCATTTCTCTTTcaaatggatttgatctctcTGGTATGTTTGGGGAGAGTCCTAACAAGGAGGAGTCTAAATTCACATCTACCAACACAGCTTCAACAATCATCACAAAGCTCGAGGAAATTGCAAAGAGCTTGCGACTAAGGCTTACAAAGAAAGATGGTGGATTGTTGAAGATGGAAGGCTCGAAACCAGGAAGAAAAGGTGTGATGTCTATAAATACTGAGATATTTCAGATCACACCAAACTTTCATGTGGTGGAGATTAAGAAAACCAGTGGTGACACCCTTGAGTATCAGAAGGTTATGAAACAAGACATTAGGCCAGCACTGAAGGACATTGTCTGGGCTTGGCAAGGTGAGCAACCGCAATAG